A genomic stretch from Oreochromis aureus strain Israel breed Guangdong linkage group 17, ZZ_aureus, whole genome shotgun sequence includes:
- the LOC116320843 gene encoding calreticulin-like: MKFPVVIAVVLASLALTIDATVYFKEQFLDGDGWKSRWVESKHKSDYGQWKLSAGKFYGDAEADKGIQTSQDAHFYALSARFEPFSNEGKPLVIQFTVKHVQKIDCGGGYVKLFPDDLDQSDMHGDSQYYIMFGPDICGYSTKKVHVIINYKGQNHLIKKDIKCKDDELTHLYTLIVNPDQTYEVKIDNEKVESGSFEDDWDMLPLKKIKDPEAKKPSNWDDRAKIDDPSDTKPEDWDKPETIPDPDAKKPDDWDEDMDGEWEPPMIANPEYKGEWKPKQIDNPDYKGTWVHPEIDNPEYTHDATMYKFDNIGVLGLDLWQVKSGTIFDNFLITDDVKEAEEFGKETWGKTMGPEKKMKSDQEDMERKLREEEEKEKNKEDTEGDDEDDKEDGEEEEGEDDEEPDDDAGIEEDNNAKPKDEL, encoded by the exons ATGAAGTTTCCAGTGGTAATTGCTGTAGTTTTGGCATCGTTAGCTCTAACTATCGACGCTACGGTTTACTTCAAGGAACAGTTTCTGGATGGAG ATGGATGGAAGAGCCGTTGGGTCGAGTCGAAACATAAATCAGATTATGGACAGTGGAAACTGAGCGCTGGAAAATTTTATGGGGATGCTGAAGCTGATAAAG GTATCCAGACCAGCCAGGATGCCCACTTTTATGCCCTGTCAGCCCGCTTTGAGCCATTTAGCAATGAGGGAAAGCCCCTGGTCATCCAGTTCACCGTCAAGCATGTGCAGAAGATAGACTGTGGAGGTGGTTATGTCAAGCTCTTCCCCGATGATCTTGACCAGAGTGACATGCATGGAGACTCCCAGTATTACATCATGTTTG GGCCTGACATTTGTGGATACAGCACAAAAAAGGTTCATGTGATAATTAACTACAAGGGCCAGAACCATCTTATCAAGAAAGACATCAAATGCAAG GATGATGAGCTGACCCACTTGTACACACTGATCGTGAATCCAGACCAGACATATGAGGTGAAGATCGACAATGAGAAGGTAGAGTCTGGCTCCTTTGAGGACGACTGGGACATGCTGCCCTTAAAGAAGATCAAGGACCCCGAAGCTAAGAAGCCAAGCAACTGGGATGACAGGGCTAAGATTGACGATCCCAGTGACACAAAGCCTGAA GACTGGGACAAGCCAGAGACGATCCCTGACCCTGATGCTAAGAAGCCTGATGACTGGGACGAGGACATGGATGGAGAGTGGGAGCCCCCCATGATTGCCAATCCAGAGTATAAA GGGGAATGGAAACCCAAGCAAATTGACAACCCTGACTACAAGGGAACATGGGTCCACCCTGAGATAGACAACCCAGAGTACACTCATGATGCTACTATGTATAAATTTGACAACATTGGAGTCCTGGGCCTGGATCTGTGGCAG GTCAAATCTGGAACCATTTTTGACAACTTTCTGATTACCGACGATGTGAAAGAAGCAGAGGAATTTGGAAAGGAAACCTGGGGAAAAACCATG GGACCAGAGAAGAAAATGAAGAGTGATCAGGAAGATATGGAAAGGAaactgagggaggaagaggagaaggagaagaacaAGGAGGACACTGAAggtgatgatgaggatgataaaGAGgatggtgaggaggaggagggagaggatgACGAGGAGCCAGATGATGATGCTGGGATAGAAGAGGACAATAATGCCAAACCAAAGGACGAGTTGTAA
- the rad23ab gene encoding RAD23 homolog A, nucleotide excision repair protein b isoform X1 yields the protein MLTITLKTLQQQTFRIEIDPELTVKALKEKIEEHRGKDAFPSVGQKLIYAGKILNDDIPLKEYKIDEKNFVVVMVTKPKPTSPAEAATHSVPTPAATPVPPPAAAPAPASGPKQVPSTPTHTTSAAVPASQSVPPSEAPPSVQENTTVASVGATAKPTLDSHSESALASGSTAPVASSTAPEAVEEAPALVPSDSPTPAAQTEEELREDPENEPSGTAPVQSSASSLVDELGLLEEAASILVTGPEYENLVSEIMSIGYEREQVVAALRASYNNPDRAVEYLLMGIPARASDLHNPQPSRHSTPANPSTPSTEEPPQQPPAPPSRPVSGSQPVTAGGGSGSIGNPLEFLRNQPQFQQMRQIIQQNPALLPALLQQLGRDNPQLLQQITEHQERFVQMLNEPQAGDTGGEDADAHGSPHTNYIQVTPQEKEAIERLKALGFPEGLVIQAYFACEKNENLAANFLLQQTWDDE from the exons ATGCTAACTATAACACTGAAGACACTCCAACAGCAGACGTTCAGAATCGAAATAGACCCAGAACTGACG GTGAAAGCCCTGAAGGAGAAAATAGAAGAGCACAGAGGTAAAGATGCATTTCCTTCAGTGGGACAGAAACTCATCTATGCAG GCAAAATCTTAAACGATGATATCCCACTGAAAGAGTACAAAATCGATGAGAAGAACTTTGTGGTGGTCATGGTTACCAAG CCCAAACCAACCTCTCCTGCTGAAGCAGCCACTCACTCAGTTCCCACGCCAGCTGCAACTCCAGTGCCACCCCCAGCTGCAGCCCCAGCACCAGCCTCTGGCCCAAAACAGGTGCCCtccacaccaacacacacaacGTCCGCTGCTGTACCTGCCTCACAGTCAGTGCCTCCCTCGGAAGCCCCGCCCTCTGTTCAAGAAAACACCACTGTGGCTTCTGTTGGCGCAACAGCAAAACCCACCTTGGACTCACACTCAGAATCAGCTCTGGCCTCTGGTTCCACAGCCCCTGTTGCCTCTTCCACAGCTCCTGAAGCTGTAGAGGAAGCCCCTGCGTTAGTCCCTTCAGATAGCCCCACCCCTGCTGCCCAGACAGAAGAAGAGCTGAGGGAAGACCCAGAGAATGAACCATCCGGCACAGCACCAGTCCAGTCCTCTGCTTCAAG CCTCGTTGATGAACTGGGTCTTCTTGAAGAAGCAGCATCAATACTGG TGACTGGACCAGAATATGAAAACCTGGTGTCAGAGATTATGTCGATAGGATATGAGCGGGAGCAAGTTGTTGCTGCACTAAGAGCCAGTTACAACAACCCAGACAGAGCAGTGGAGTACTTGCTCATG GGTATTCCAGCAAGGGCTAGTGATCTACACAATCCACAGCCAAGTAGACATAGTACTCCAGCCAACCCCTCTACACCTTCTACAGAAGAACCGCCACAGCAGCCTCCAGCACCCCCCAGTA GGCCTGTGTCCGGCAGCCAGCCTGTCACTGCTGGAGGAGGGTCTGGCTCCATAGGGAACCCTCTGGAGTTCCTGAGGAACCAGCCTCAGTTCCAGCAGATGAGACAGATCATCCAGCAGAACCCAGCCCTCCTGCCAGCCCTGCTGCAACAGCTCGGGAGAGACAATCCACAGCTGCTGCAG CAAATCACAGAGCACCAGGAGCGTTTTGTACAGATGCTGAATGAGCCACAAGCTGGAGATACAGGAGGAGAAGATGCTGATGCCCATGGGTCACCACACACTAACTACATCCAGGTCACCCCACAGGAGAAAGAGGCAATTGAGAGG TTAAAAGCACTGGGATTCCCTGAAGGTTTAGTCATCCAGGCATACTTTGCTTGTGAGAAGAATGAGAATCTAgccgctaacttcctgctacaGCAAACATGGGACGATGAGTAA
- the rad23ab gene encoding RAD23 homolog A, nucleotide excision repair protein b isoform X3, whose translation MVTKPKPTSPAEAATHSVPTPAATPVPPPAAAPAPASGPKQVPSTPTHTTSAAVPASQSVPPSEAPPSVQENTTVASVGATAKPTLDSHSESALASGSTAPVASSTAPEAVEEAPALVPSDSPTPAAQTEEELREDPENEPSGTAPVQSSASSLVDELGLLEEAASILVTGPEYENLVSEIMSIGYEREQVVAALRASYNNPDRAVEYLLMGIPARASDLHNPQPSRHSTPANPSTPSTEEPPQQPPAPPSRPVSGSQPVTAGGGSGSIGNPLEFLRNQPQFQQMRQIIQQNPALLPALLQQLGRDNPQLLQQITEHQERFVQMLNEPQAGDTGGEDADAHGSPHTNYIQVTPQEKEAIERLKALGFPEGLVIQAYFACEKNENLAANFLLQQTWDDE comes from the exons ATGGTTACCAAG CCCAAACCAACCTCTCCTGCTGAAGCAGCCACTCACTCAGTTCCCACGCCAGCTGCAACTCCAGTGCCACCCCCAGCTGCAGCCCCAGCACCAGCCTCTGGCCCAAAACAGGTGCCCtccacaccaacacacacaacGTCCGCTGCTGTACCTGCCTCACAGTCAGTGCCTCCCTCGGAAGCCCCGCCCTCTGTTCAAGAAAACACCACTGTGGCTTCTGTTGGCGCAACAGCAAAACCCACCTTGGACTCACACTCAGAATCAGCTCTGGCCTCTGGTTCCACAGCCCCTGTTGCCTCTTCCACAGCTCCTGAAGCTGTAGAGGAAGCCCCTGCGTTAGTCCCTTCAGATAGCCCCACCCCTGCTGCCCAGACAGAAGAAGAGCTGAGGGAAGACCCAGAGAATGAACCATCCGGCACAGCACCAGTCCAGTCCTCTGCTTCAAG CCTCGTTGATGAACTGGGTCTTCTTGAAGAAGCAGCATCAATACTGG TGACTGGACCAGAATATGAAAACCTGGTGTCAGAGATTATGTCGATAGGATATGAGCGGGAGCAAGTTGTTGCTGCACTAAGAGCCAGTTACAACAACCCAGACAGAGCAGTGGAGTACTTGCTCATG GGTATTCCAGCAAGGGCTAGTGATCTACACAATCCACAGCCAAGTAGACATAGTACTCCAGCCAACCCCTCTACACCTTCTACAGAAGAACCGCCACAGCAGCCTCCAGCACCCCCCAGTA GGCCTGTGTCCGGCAGCCAGCCTGTCACTGCTGGAGGAGGGTCTGGCTCCATAGGGAACCCTCTGGAGTTCCTGAGGAACCAGCCTCAGTTCCAGCAGATGAGACAGATCATCCAGCAGAACCCAGCCCTCCTGCCAGCCCTGCTGCAACAGCTCGGGAGAGACAATCCACAGCTGCTGCAG CAAATCACAGAGCACCAGGAGCGTTTTGTACAGATGCTGAATGAGCCACAAGCTGGAGATACAGGAGGAGAAGATGCTGATGCCCATGGGTCACCACACACTAACTACATCCAGGTCACCCCACAGGAGAAAGAGGCAATTGAGAGG TTAAAAGCACTGGGATTCCCTGAAGGTTTAGTCATCCAGGCATACTTTGCTTGTGAGAAGAATGAGAATCTAgccgctaacttcctgctacaGCAAACATGGGACGATGAGTAA
- the rad23ab gene encoding RAD23 homolog A, nucleotide excision repair protein b isoform X2, which produces MVWMDGCDGKTLFCGQPKPTSPAEAATHSVPTPAATPVPPPAAAPAPASGPKQVPSTPTHTTSAAVPASQSVPPSEAPPSVQENTTVASVGATAKPTLDSHSESALASGSTAPVASSTAPEAVEEAPALVPSDSPTPAAQTEEELREDPENEPSGTAPVQSSASSLVDELGLLEEAASILVTGPEYENLVSEIMSIGYEREQVVAALRASYNNPDRAVEYLLMGIPARASDLHNPQPSRHSTPANPSTPSTEEPPQQPPAPPSRPVSGSQPVTAGGGSGSIGNPLEFLRNQPQFQQMRQIIQQNPALLPALLQQLGRDNPQLLQQITEHQERFVQMLNEPQAGDTGGEDADAHGSPHTNYIQVTPQEKEAIERLKALGFPEGLVIQAYFACEKNENLAANFLLQQTWDDE; this is translated from the exons ATGGTGTGGATGGATGGTTGTGATGGAAAGACGTTATTCTGTGGACAG CCCAAACCAACCTCTCCTGCTGAAGCAGCCACTCACTCAGTTCCCACGCCAGCTGCAACTCCAGTGCCACCCCCAGCTGCAGCCCCAGCACCAGCCTCTGGCCCAAAACAGGTGCCCtccacaccaacacacacaacGTCCGCTGCTGTACCTGCCTCACAGTCAGTGCCTCCCTCGGAAGCCCCGCCCTCTGTTCAAGAAAACACCACTGTGGCTTCTGTTGGCGCAACAGCAAAACCCACCTTGGACTCACACTCAGAATCAGCTCTGGCCTCTGGTTCCACAGCCCCTGTTGCCTCTTCCACAGCTCCTGAAGCTGTAGAGGAAGCCCCTGCGTTAGTCCCTTCAGATAGCCCCACCCCTGCTGCCCAGACAGAAGAAGAGCTGAGGGAAGACCCAGAGAATGAACCATCCGGCACAGCACCAGTCCAGTCCTCTGCTTCAAG CCTCGTTGATGAACTGGGTCTTCTTGAAGAAGCAGCATCAATACTGG TGACTGGACCAGAATATGAAAACCTGGTGTCAGAGATTATGTCGATAGGATATGAGCGGGAGCAAGTTGTTGCTGCACTAAGAGCCAGTTACAACAACCCAGACAGAGCAGTGGAGTACTTGCTCATG GGTATTCCAGCAAGGGCTAGTGATCTACACAATCCACAGCCAAGTAGACATAGTACTCCAGCCAACCCCTCTACACCTTCTACAGAAGAACCGCCACAGCAGCCTCCAGCACCCCCCAGTA GGCCTGTGTCCGGCAGCCAGCCTGTCACTGCTGGAGGAGGGTCTGGCTCCATAGGGAACCCTCTGGAGTTCCTGAGGAACCAGCCTCAGTTCCAGCAGATGAGACAGATCATCCAGCAGAACCCAGCCCTCCTGCCAGCCCTGCTGCAACAGCTCGGGAGAGACAATCCACAGCTGCTGCAG CAAATCACAGAGCACCAGGAGCGTTTTGTACAGATGCTGAATGAGCCACAAGCTGGAGATACAGGAGGAGAAGATGCTGATGCCCATGGGTCACCACACACTAACTACATCCAGGTCACCCCACAGGAGAAAGAGGCAATTGAGAGG TTAAAAGCACTGGGATTCCCTGAAGGTTTAGTCATCCAGGCATACTTTGCTTGTGAGAAGAATGAGAATCTAgccgctaacttcctgctacaGCAAACATGGGACGATGAGTAA